The proteins below are encoded in one region of Kineosporia corallincola:
- a CDS encoding CocE/NonD family hydrolase, whose translation MNIRKGTTAAVTGALITIAPLTAAGTAQAAPVSYTTTPEGVTHEENPRVPEGAVWTEVYFPSSDGSGVELHADVLRPANLSASAKTPVILSVGPYFGHAGQTEPEDWTETGPSNRFEDFTSGADLFANGYTFVMADLRGFGGSTGCLDGTGPGEQADVKAAIQWSASQSWSTGKVGLYGKSYDAGTGLVGNDLKLPALKAVVAQEPTWNKYNYLFSNGVPRPNATSSPAAYNSIATIAPLADDTAHYQANATYEESHPECLSDNLSDSYNPDEDSAFWQERNLAAKAAGTSTPLFVTQGFIENNTKPEDMELYLDNHQGVERGWLGQWQHVRGNETDDEGNLLQGRAGFFDEVMRFYDQYLKGVRPTVEDPAYAIEDSTGAWRAQSTWPVSDSSLTTSLPDGEYLDDGAASTLSATTTTERRAAQQQDDEHAVDPAPPAGRSESTLQAEDTTSSYFRYSTPASTRVRITATPRITLDASAQGNVMVRLWDVAADGSAVMFDENVSLIEQAGQVSLDLKSTDWTLEAGHQLGVQIGTIDSTSWLDTPSDATIQVTGTKLDLELQNPASDVPTQGDRSPYLDTYLTQYTRTLTDVDEGTFSLDADSES comes from the coding sequence CCTCACGGCAGCCGGAACGGCCCAGGCCGCCCCGGTCTCGTACACGACCACCCCGGAAGGCGTGACGCACGAGGAGAATCCGCGCGTTCCGGAGGGCGCGGTGTGGACCGAGGTCTATTTCCCCTCCAGCGACGGCAGTGGCGTGGAGCTGCACGCCGACGTCCTGCGTCCGGCCAACCTGTCGGCCAGCGCCAAGACACCCGTGATCCTCTCCGTGGGGCCCTATTTCGGGCACGCCGGTCAGACCGAGCCGGAGGACTGGACCGAGACCGGACCCTCCAACCGCTTCGAGGACTTCACCAGCGGCGCTGACCTCTTCGCCAACGGTTACACCTTCGTCATGGCCGACCTGCGCGGCTTCGGCGGCAGCACCGGCTGCCTCGACGGTACCGGCCCCGGCGAGCAGGCCGACGTGAAGGCCGCCATCCAGTGGTCGGCGTCGCAGTCGTGGTCCACCGGCAAGGTCGGGCTGTACGGCAAGTCCTACGACGCCGGCACCGGCCTGGTCGGCAACGACCTGAAACTGCCCGCCCTGAAGGCGGTCGTGGCCCAGGAGCCGACGTGGAACAAGTACAACTATCTGTTCAGCAACGGGGTGCCGCGCCCCAACGCCACCTCCTCCCCCGCGGCCTACAACTCCATCGCCACCATCGCCCCGCTGGCTGACGACACCGCGCACTACCAGGCCAATGCGACCTACGAGGAGAGTCACCCCGAGTGCCTCTCCGACAACCTCTCCGACAGCTACAACCCGGACGAGGACTCGGCCTTCTGGCAGGAACGTAACCTCGCGGCCAAGGCGGCGGGAACGAGCACGCCACTGTTCGTCACCCAGGGCTTCATCGAGAACAACACCAAGCCCGAGGACATGGAGCTGTACCTCGACAACCACCAGGGTGTGGAACGGGGGTGGCTGGGGCAGTGGCAGCACGTGCGCGGCAACGAAACCGACGACGAGGGCAACCTGCTGCAGGGCCGGGCCGGGTTCTTCGACGAGGTCATGCGCTTCTACGACCAGTACCTCAAGGGTGTCCGGCCGACCGTGGAGGACCCTGCCTACGCCATTGAGGACAGCACCGGCGCCTGGCGCGCCCAGAGCACCTGGCCGGTCTCCGACTCGTCACTGACGACGTCCCTGCCGGACGGCGAGTACCTGGACGACGGCGCCGCCTCCACTCTGAGCGCCACGACCACGACCGAACGAAGGGCAGCCCAGCAGCAGGACGACGAGCACGCCGTCGACCCGGCCCCGCCGGCCGGCCGCAGCGAGTCGACCCTGCAGGCGGAAGACACCACCAGCAGCTACTTCCGCTACTCCACGCCGGCGTCCACGCGTGTGCGGATCACCGCCACCCCGCGCATCACGCTCGACGCCAGTGCCCAGGGCAACGTCATGGTGCGTCTGTGGGACGTCGCCGCCGACGGGAGCGCCGTGATGTTCGACGAGAACGTCTCCCTCATCGAGCAGGCGGGTCAGGTCTCCCTCGACCTGAAGTCGACCGACTGGACGCTCGAGGCGGGGCACCAGCTCGGCGTCCAGATCGGCACGATCGACAGCACGAGCTGGCTGGACACACCCAGCGACGCCACCATCCAGGTCACCGGCACCAAGCTCGATCTGGAGCTGCAGAACCCGGCGTCCGACGTGCCGACCCAGGGTGACCGCTCGCCGTACCTGGACACCTATCTCACCCAGTACACCCGCACCCTGACCGACGTCGACGAGGGCACCTTCTCCCTCGACGCGGACAGCGAGTCCTGA
- a CDS encoding acyl-CoA dehydrogenase family protein, which produces MLAAATPLVPRSTRAPALLRSPERPQLVEAAASLRDVVRRHAPRAGKDRTLAAEVLGALRGPGFFRMAAPRDIGGLAVDPVTEAEVIEELAAADASTAWTAMIGISAVGSLATLCSQRAVKEIFGGQWPAAAGNATVTTQTARRVEGGYTFTGTWSFMSGVRHSDWVFFGARHSGTLTIGVAPTTCLSLTDERQVVGVAGTGSCSVTAQELFVPDHRIIPFPPASRRGGPRHTVMEFSLTPTIGLLAGAARHGLAAVREHVGAVRGAPQRPGDVSGRQHGQRALAELDIKLAAARAYAYQTLTEVWTAAHAGSPPSKDEHVRLMAVMTHLADVAAEITVTAMRLRGDDAAYLSDPLRRNARDVIVAAQHVVLSERNYESYGQMLIGRARDPGTDAGRSSAIRSVPGLEPVGPRP; this is translated from the coding sequence ATGCTCGCTGCCGCCACGCCACTGGTCCCCAGAAGTACCCGGGCTCCGGCGCTGTTGCGGTCCCCGGAGCGCCCTCAACTTGTCGAGGCTGCCGCCTCCCTGCGCGATGTCGTCCGTCGTCACGCGCCCCGGGCCGGGAAGGACCGGACCTTGGCGGCCGAGGTTCTGGGCGCGCTGCGCGGACCGGGGTTCTTCCGGATGGCGGCGCCGCGCGACATCGGCGGCCTTGCTGTCGATCCGGTCACCGAGGCCGAGGTGATCGAGGAGCTCGCTGCCGCCGACGCATCCACCGCCTGGACCGCCATGATCGGGATTTCCGCCGTCGGTTCTCTGGCAACCCTCTGCTCGCAACGGGCGGTGAAGGAGATCTTCGGCGGTCAGTGGCCTGCGGCAGCGGGGAACGCGACCGTCACCACCCAGACCGCGCGACGCGTCGAGGGGGGCTACACCTTCACCGGGACCTGGTCCTTCATGTCCGGCGTGCGGCACTCGGACTGGGTGTTCTTCGGAGCCCGGCATTCTGGCACCCTCACGATCGGCGTGGCGCCCACCACCTGCCTGAGCCTCACCGACGAGCGGCAGGTGGTTGGGGTGGCCGGTACCGGGAGCTGCTCGGTCACCGCGCAGGAATTGTTCGTCCCGGATCACCGGATCATCCCGTTCCCCCCGGCGTCGCGGCGGGGCGGTCCCCGGCACACGGTGATGGAGTTCAGCCTCACGCCGACCATCGGTCTGCTGGCCGGTGCGGCCCGGCACGGGCTGGCGGCGGTTCGTGAGCACGTCGGCGCCGTGCGGGGCGCTCCGCAGCGACCCGGAGATGTCTCTGGAAGACAGCACGGGCAGCGGGCTCTCGCGGAGCTCGACATCAAGCTCGCTGCAGCGCGTGCTTATGCCTACCAGACACTGACGGAGGTCTGGACCGCTGCGCATGCCGGGTCTCCGCCCTCGAAGGACGAGCATGTCCGGCTGATGGCGGTGATGACGCACCTGGCCGACGTCGCCGCGGAGATCACCGTGACGGCCATGCGGCTTCGCGGTGACGATGCGGCGTATCTTTCCGACCCGCTGCGGCGCAATGCCCGTGACGTCATTGTCGCCGCACAGCACGTGGTTCTGAGCGAGCGCAATTACGAGTCCTACGGGCAGATGCTGATCGGGCGGGCCCGCGACCCCGGGACGGATGCCGGCCGGAGCAGCGCCATCCGCTCGGTCCCCGGACTGGAGCCGGTCGGGCCGCGGCCTTGA
- a CDS encoding tetratricopeptide repeat protein: MQTWLDGLPDPGQASTLDEIAEQLLQLKQWAGAPSYETITRRVNEARPPGERVGRSTVVDCFRPGRRRLDHDLVTSVVGALHPDPGYVNHWRQALKVRTGASKAPDHVRVLHGLPGVSGGFVGRQDIIAHVRHLAGDPASPSRHPRRTPLVFTVQGMAGAGKTQLAVHLAHLLLTDGVLDEAAYVDLRGFHESQPPADPDAVLDSLLRLLGVPGQQIPVRTADRQALYQERVAGRRMLILLDNAGGQQQVTPLLPQEPQCLVLITSRRVLAVPQAEPVQLDPFTPPESRLYITDALGRTATSEDARAVDRIAERCGHLPLALALATGQMRARSGWTPTDHADWLDERRETGQFESGVALALEVSYRSLPPGSRRVLRALTLHPGQSFDTAAAAALADLDVQTMTGLLEDLAAQHLIRQESPGRYTFHDLIREFVAALAVNEDRRVDRRQALNRLLDHYLTRTVRETERVEQASSSAASPERPSSEGRPEDSEAPGAWLDLELSNLVATAQMPLSSHDRQGYAGGLSAALHRYLGMRGLDKIALSVHEQAVRVAREAGDLHGEADAVMQLAMTEMRRSAFPEALAHLKVAGDLYERCDDETGLLSVLSYRAVAEARTGQARAARRNLLAVLAIRRRTGDGPETIRTLQNLAGAEFGMGLYQQAAKNLEEAMTLARRHGDAWLEAVSLCNLGGTEVKLGRLAEAEAHLLEALENARTLAFRTTEGVAQLNLGDVYKEQGDYRRAETFFRESLEVLKEGNHRSAQLAAYVGLGDVALAQGNPEAAVREYLVAHDGARNEGVVDVERLALIEAGLGEAYQRLGDSQLAYEHKQQAHRLWLKINKTEAARSARELSTRRPGAAEDPPG, from the coding sequence GTGCAAACCTGGTTGGACGGTCTTCCCGATCCAGGGCAGGCGTCGACGCTCGACGAAATCGCCGAGCAGCTGCTGCAATTGAAGCAGTGGGCCGGTGCGCCCTCCTACGAGACGATCACGAGGCGGGTCAACGAGGCACGCCCACCGGGGGAGAGGGTCGGCCGTTCCACGGTGGTGGACTGCTTCCGTCCCGGCCGGCGACGCCTCGACCACGACCTGGTGACGTCGGTGGTCGGCGCACTGCACCCCGACCCGGGATATGTCAATCACTGGCGGCAGGCGCTGAAGGTCCGGACCGGCGCGAGCAAGGCCCCGGACCACGTGCGCGTCCTCCACGGCCTACCCGGTGTGAGCGGCGGTTTCGTCGGGCGGCAGGACATCATCGCGCACGTGCGGCACCTGGCCGGTGACCCGGCATCGCCGTCCCGGCACCCGCGCAGGACGCCACTCGTCTTCACCGTGCAAGGCATGGCCGGCGCCGGCAAGACCCAGCTTGCCGTGCATCTCGCGCATCTCCTGCTCACCGACGGGGTGCTCGACGAGGCGGCCTACGTCGACCTGCGCGGCTTCCACGAGTCACAGCCACCCGCCGACCCCGACGCGGTGCTGGACAGTCTCCTGCGGCTGCTGGGCGTGCCCGGACAGCAGATCCCGGTGCGCACAGCCGACCGGCAGGCCCTCTACCAGGAACGCGTCGCCGGCCGGCGGATGCTCATCCTGCTCGACAACGCCGGCGGCCAGCAGCAGGTGACACCACTGCTTCCGCAGGAACCACAGTGCCTGGTGCTGATCACCAGCCGGCGGGTACTCGCCGTACCGCAGGCGGAGCCCGTCCAGCTCGACCCGTTCACGCCCCCGGAATCCCGTCTCTACATCACCGACGCACTGGGCCGCACGGCGACGTCTGAAGACGCTCGCGCCGTCGACCGCATCGCCGAGCGGTGTGGGCACCTGCCGCTGGCGCTCGCCCTGGCCACCGGTCAGATGCGGGCCAGGAGCGGCTGGACACCGACCGATCATGCCGACTGGCTCGACGAGCGCCGCGAGACCGGGCAGTTCGAGTCGGGCGTCGCCCTGGCTCTGGAGGTCTCCTACCGCAGTCTCCCGCCCGGGAGCCGGCGGGTGCTGCGGGCTCTGACCCTGCATCCGGGGCAGTCCTTCGACACCGCCGCCGCGGCAGCCCTGGCCGACCTCGACGTGCAGACCATGACCGGCCTGCTGGAAGACCTGGCGGCGCAGCATCTCATCCGGCAGGAAAGCCCCGGCCGATACACTTTTCATGACCTGATCCGGGAGTTCGTGGCCGCGCTCGCGGTGAACGAGGACCGCCGTGTCGATCGCAGGCAAGCCCTGAACCGTCTGCTGGATCACTATCTGACCCGGACGGTGCGGGAGACCGAGCGGGTGGAACAGGCGTCCTCGTCAGCAGCGTCGCCCGAGCGGCCTTCGTCCGAGGGGCGGCCGGAGGATTCCGAGGCGCCGGGTGCCTGGCTCGATCTGGAGCTGAGTAATCTGGTGGCCACTGCCCAGATGCCTCTGTCGTCCCATGACCGGCAGGGCTACGCGGGCGGTCTCAGTGCGGCGCTGCACCGCTACCTGGGGATGCGCGGACTCGACAAGATCGCCTTGAGCGTGCACGAACAGGCCGTCCGCGTGGCTCGGGAGGCGGGCGACCTCCATGGAGAGGCCGATGCGGTGATGCAGCTGGCCATGACGGAGATGCGGCGCTCCGCCTTTCCCGAGGCCCTGGCCCACCTCAAGGTGGCCGGGGACTTGTACGAACGGTGCGACGACGAAACCGGTCTGCTCAGCGTGCTGTCCTACCGGGCAGTGGCCGAGGCCAGGACCGGGCAGGCCCGGGCGGCCCGGCGAAACCTGCTGGCCGTGCTGGCCATCCGGCGCCGTACCGGTGACGGGCCGGAGACGATCCGTACGCTGCAGAATCTGGCCGGCGCCGAATTCGGGATGGGGCTCTACCAGCAGGCCGCCAAGAACCTGGAGGAGGCCATGACCCTGGCGCGACGTCACGGGGACGCCTGGCTGGAGGCGGTTTCCCTGTGCAACCTCGGGGGGACGGAGGTGAAGCTGGGCCGGCTGGCCGAGGCCGAGGCCCATCTCCTCGAGGCCTTGGAGAATGCCCGGACCCTGGCCTTCCGCACCACCGAGGGAGTCGCGCAGCTCAATCTCGGGGACGTCTACAAGGAGCAGGGCGATTACCGGCGGGCGGAAACCTTTTTCCGGGAGAGTCTCGAGGTGCTGAAAGAGGGGAACCACCGCTCGGCCCAGCTGGCCGCGTACGTCGGGCTGGGCGATGTCGCCCTGGCACAAGGCAACCCGGAGGCCGCAGTCCGTGAATATCTGGTCGCGCATGACGGAGCCCGTAACGAGGGCGTCGTCGATGTGGAGCGGCTGGCGCTGATCGAGGCCGGGCTCGGCGAGGCATACCAGCGCCTTGGCGACTCTCAGCTGGCCTACGAGCACAAGCAGCAGGCACACCGGCTCTGGTTGAAGATCAACAAGACGGAGGCGGCCCGATCCGCCCGCGAACTGTCCACCCGCCGTCCGGGCGCCGCGGAGGACCCGCCGGGCTAG
- a CDS encoding DUF6493 family protein yields the protein MSIQTETLFRHLTGHHIGSTAALLTRVSAEERETLAEQLSQHVRREGPEGRRSGSPLTSPLPAAAVAAVALMPSAAEAAALLTRPSLRPDWSHLPVERLVSTAARRGVSWLPDLAVRMAAEIRPGDLGQEWRSVARLVTACAATVPDDVRFVTGWVAWLLSPTRLWGWPSDENWQVVLMSQRLVDGPYLSALLPQLFRIPGLGVLLSSKGAALAPSLATLAATGQVDRAQLLDGCLDRLRQGDRPAALRFFTTLHDLLSPTDDERAARAGDYVALAENGDPRTARFGLRHLHGLLRSTRLDPELLLEHAPRFLARSENTVSRDSVHLLDLAACQNPAQARAFVGILIDHLAILPPTVQDQALDLVLVQARRLGPQVMDLLARSASALPPGLQERVHHERLGTRVTRSDLPTEPVTEQVAG from the coding sequence ATGAGCATTCAGACGGAGACACTGTTCAGGCATCTGACAGGTCATCACATCGGGTCCACGGCAGCATTGCTGACCCGGGTGAGCGCCGAGGAACGCGAGACGCTGGCCGAGCAGCTGTCCCAGCACGTACGGCGCGAAGGGCCTGAGGGCAGGCGGTCGGGATCCCCGCTGACCTCTCCCCTCCCGGCGGCCGCCGTGGCCGCCGTGGCGCTGATGCCCTCGGCCGCTGAGGCCGCGGCGTTGCTCACGCGCCCCTCGCTGCGCCCCGACTGGTCGCATCTGCCGGTGGAGCGCCTGGTCTCCACCGCTGCCCGCCGTGGTGTCTCCTGGCTCCCCGACCTGGCCGTGCGGATGGCCGCGGAGATCCGGCCCGGCGATCTGGGTCAGGAGTGGCGGTCCGTGGCCCGGCTCGTCACCGCCTGTGCCGCAACGGTTCCCGACGACGTGCGGTTCGTGACCGGCTGGGTCGCCTGGTTGCTGTCCCCGACCCGGTTGTGGGGGTGGCCGTCGGACGAGAACTGGCAGGTCGTCCTGATGTCGCAGCGTCTGGTGGACGGCCCGTACCTGAGTGCTCTGCTCCCGCAGCTCTTCCGGATCCCGGGTCTGGGCGTCCTGCTGTCTTCGAAGGGAGCGGCCCTGGCACCGTCGCTGGCCACGCTGGCGGCCACCGGCCAGGTGGACCGGGCGCAGTTGCTCGACGGCTGCCTCGACCGCCTGCGGCAGGGTGACCGCCCCGCCGCCCTGCGCTTCTTCACGACTCTGCACGATCTCCTGAGCCCCACGGACGACGAGCGCGCCGCACGGGCCGGCGACTATGTGGCCCTGGCCGAGAACGGGGATCCCCGCACCGCCCGGTTCGGCCTGCGTCATCTGCACGGTCTGCTGCGCTCCACGCGGCTGGATCCGGAGCTGCTGCTCGAGCACGCCCCGCGGTTCCTGGCGCGGTCGGAAAATACGGTCTCCCGCGACAGCGTGCACCTGCTGGACTTGGCTGCTTGCCAGAACCCCGCACAGGCAAGGGCTTTCGTCGGGATCCTGATCGATCATCTCGCGATCCTGCCGCCCACGGTGCAGGACCAGGCGCTGGACCTCGTCCTGGTCCAGGCTCGGCGACTGGGCCCCCAGGTGATGGACCTCCTGGCGCGCTCGGCCTCCGCGCTGCCGCCCGGGTTGCAGGAACGGGTTCACCACGAGCGCCTCGGCACCAGGGTCACGCGTTCCGACCTGCCCACCGAACCCGTGACCGAGCAGGTCGCCGGGTGA
- a CDS encoding SGNH/GDSL hydrolase family protein — translation MFRPSTSRCLAVVGITALGILGLSPNAQADEVAAQEPVKIMPLGASMTYGTGSTTGNGYRAELRDELTEAGVAVDFVGSLSSGTMSDPENEGHGGYRIDQVAAGAQNWLATYQPDVVLLAAGTNDTLQNYDLPNAPARLGALIDEILDARPGVTLMVGTLQPSRDATDDAQVDEFNAGARTVVADKVAAGATNVHLVDLNAVLTTDDILSDKIHPNDGGYTKIAQAWFDALEPILAGTGH, via the coding sequence ATGTTTCGTCCCTCTACCAGTAGGTGTCTGGCCGTCGTGGGGATCACGGCGCTGGGGATTCTCGGGCTCTCGCCGAACGCTCAGGCCGACGAGGTGGCGGCCCAGGAACCGGTGAAGATCATGCCGCTCGGGGCCTCGATGACCTACGGAACCGGGTCCACCACCGGCAACGGCTACCGGGCCGAGCTGCGGGACGAGCTCACCGAGGCCGGGGTGGCGGTCGACTTTGTCGGCTCCCTGAGTTCGGGAACCATGAGCGACCCCGAGAACGAGGGGCATGGGGGCTACCGCATCGACCAGGTCGCCGCCGGCGCTCAGAACTGGCTGGCCACGTACCAGCCGGACGTCGTTCTGCTGGCCGCCGGAACGAACGATACCCTGCAGAACTACGACCTGCCGAACGCCCCGGCGCGCCTGGGGGCACTGATCGACGAAATCCTCGATGCCCGGCCCGGAGTGACGCTGATGGTGGGAACCCTTCAGCCCTCGCGGGACGCCACCGACGACGCCCAGGTGGACGAGTTCAACGCCGGGGCCAGGACGGTGGTGGCGGACAAGGTCGCCGCCGGCGCCACGAACGTGCACCTGGTTGACCTGAACGCGGTTCTGACCACCGACGACATCCTCAGCGACAAGATCCATCCCAACGACGGCGGCTACACCAAGATCGCCCAGGCCTGGTTCGACGCCCTGGAACCGATTCTGGCCGGCACCGGCCACTGA
- a CDS encoding GntR family transcriptional regulator translates to MAEGLQEGAVGTQLAIGALREALGRGDLSPGQRLIEAELAEAYGVTRASVRAALIDLTAEGLVERIPNRGARVRIISVAEAIAITECRMVLEGLCAARAAQLATEQDDTELLGIGARMRAAVENGEPAVYSACNREMHRRVRQIADQPVADRLLDRLNAQLVRHQFRLAMRAGRPQVSLGEHLAVIDAIVARDPAAAEAAARAHLASVITALEKDAPGP, encoded by the coding sequence TTGGCTGAGGGTCTGCAAGAGGGGGCGGTCGGCACCCAGCTCGCGATCGGCGCCCTGCGGGAGGCGCTGGGCCGGGGCGACCTGTCACCCGGGCAGCGGCTGATCGAGGCCGAGCTGGCCGAAGCCTACGGAGTGACCCGCGCCAGCGTGCGGGCGGCCCTCATCGACCTGACCGCCGAGGGCCTGGTCGAGCGCATCCCGAACCGCGGCGCCCGGGTGCGGATCATCTCGGTCGCCGAGGCGATCGCGATCACCGAGTGCCGGATGGTGCTCGAAGGCCTGTGCGCCGCCCGCGCCGCCCAGCTGGCCACGGAACAGGACGACACCGAGCTGCTCGGCATCGGCGCCCGCATGCGCGCCGCCGTGGAGAACGGCGAGCCGGCCGTCTACTCGGCCTGCAACCGTGAGATGCACCGGCGGGTGCGGCAGATCGCCGACCAGCCGGTCGCCGACCGGCTGCTGGACCGCCTCAACGCGCAGTTGGTGCGCCACCAGTTCCGGCTGGCGATGCGGGCGGGGCGGCCGCAGGTGTCGCTGGGCGAGCACCTGGCCGTCATCGACGCGATCGTGGCCCGTGACCCGGCGGCCGCCGAGGCGGCGGCGCGGGCGCATCTGGCGAGTGTGATCACGGCACTGGAGAAGGACGCCCCGGGTCCGTGA
- a CDS encoding alpha/beta hydrolase family protein: MPESIPVVSVEPLVVPAPGRGTDLQVRVSAPVHGGGLPVVLFAHGYGSSHHAYHPLTDYWAAHGFAVVQPTFLDSRTVGLEPGDPRVPGIWRSRVDDLRRVLDDLGRLEAAVPGLRGRLDPGRIAVAGHSFGGQSAGSLLGLRVPDRRTGDAEDLSDPRVRAGVLLATAGSGADLTPESAERFPFINPDFTGMRAPALIVAGDRDDSPLSLRGPDWMTDAYRLSPGPKSLLTLFGAEHSLGGIPGYEAAETTDENPAVLGLLRRTTLAYLRWALGVDAAAWPLTLTGAESGVGHIEST; encoded by the coding sequence ATGCCCGAGAGCATCCCTGTCGTTTCGGTCGAGCCCCTGGTGGTCCCCGCGCCCGGCCGCGGCACCGACCTCCAGGTGCGGGTGTCCGCGCCGGTGCACGGCGGCGGGCTGCCCGTGGTGCTGTTCGCTCACGGCTACGGCTCCTCGCACCACGCCTACCACCCGCTGACCGACTACTGGGCGGCCCACGGATTCGCCGTCGTGCAGCCCACTTTCCTCGATTCCCGCACCGTCGGCCTGGAACCCGGCGACCCGCGCGTGCCCGGCATCTGGCGCTCGCGGGTCGACGACCTGCGGCGTGTGCTCGACGATCTCGGCCGCCTCGAGGCCGCCGTCCCCGGCCTGCGCGGGCGTCTGGATCCCGGCCGGATCGCGGTGGCCGGGCACTCCTTCGGCGGGCAGAGTGCCGGAAGCCTGCTCGGGCTGCGGGTTCCCGACCGCCGAACCGGGGACGCCGAGGACCTGTCCGACCCGCGCGTGAGGGCCGGCGTGCTCCTGGCCACCGCCGGCAGCGGCGCGGACCTCACCCCGGAGTCGGCTGAGCGGTTCCCGTTCATCAACCCGGATTTCACCGGGATGCGGGCCCCCGCACTGATCGTCGCCGGCGACCGCGACGACTCCCCGCTGAGCCTGCGCGGCCCGGACTGGATGACCGACGCCTACCGTCTCAGCCCCGGCCCGAAGAGCCTGCTGACGCTGTTCGGCGCGGAGCACTCGCTGGGCGGCATCCCCGGGTACGAGGCCGCCGAGACCACCGACGAGAACCCGGCCGTGCTCGGCCTGCTGCGCCGCACCACCCTGGCCTACCTGCGGTGGGCGCTCGGGGTGGACGCCGCGGCCTGGCCGCTCACGCTGACCGGAGCGGAGTCCGGAGTCGGGCACATCGAGTCGACATGA
- a CDS encoding TetR/AcrR family transcriptional regulator produces the protein MSPDQTARPRRADARRNQEALLAAAAGVFVSSGVEAPIREIAARAGVGTATIYRHFPTRADLIVAVYRHQVEALALSGPQLRTTNTGPHAALAEWLGEFVDFVITKQGLPAVLQSADPCYDPLHTYFVERLEPVCRELLDAAAEAGEIAPGQDAYELMRGIGSLCAGAGTNRRYDARHLVGLLVAGLRVEPRR, from the coding sequence GTGAGCCCGGACCAGACCGCGCGCCCCCGCCGGGCCGACGCGCGCCGTAATCAGGAGGCCCTGCTCGCGGCGGCGGCCGGCGTCTTCGTGAGCTCGGGCGTCGAGGCGCCGATCCGCGAGATCGCGGCCCGGGCGGGCGTGGGCACGGCCACCATCTACCGGCACTTCCCCACCCGGGCCGACCTGATCGTCGCGGTCTACCGGCACCAGGTGGAGGCGCTGGCGCTGTCCGGCCCGCAATTGAGGACGACGAACACCGGCCCGCACGCGGCGCTGGCCGAATGGCTCGGCGAGTTCGTGGATTTCGTGATCACGAAGCAGGGCCTGCCGGCGGTGCTCCAGTCCGCCGACCCCTGCTACGACCCGCTGCACACCTACTTCGTGGAGCGACTGGAACCGGTGTGCCGCGAGCTGCTCGACGCCGCGGCCGAGGCCGGCGAGATCGCCCCCGGCCAGGACGCCTACGAGCTGATGCGGGGCATCGGCAGCCTGTGCGCCGGGGCGGGCACGAACCGGCGCTACGACGCCCGGCACCTGGTCGGGCTGCTGGTGGCGGGGCTACGGGTGGAGCCCCGCCGGTAG
- a CDS encoding helix-turn-helix domain-containing protein — translation MPDEKLAELTKEEVVDRFAARLREFRHRLAESGSQRTLEEIGEHSGVARNTARAWIEGDRLPPSRDLAQTVALACGASHEEARAAGIAWTAANRELLRRRDESNRARQRSIRRMPEPGPGPIGATALPSSTDLLLGPNEETSVVTRYRNNSEFYRAALADAATAESVRVTYIRQHSPDYVTSEASSAYFAGLLQWARDDGAHDLRRIIGIPMTGDRHDPRILAWMRAHAQETADLRNYEVKVIPWMSRGDGLNMCLVDDRTSYVAVSDGTRQGLSGGRVQGPLFNGMLRTHFDQLWQCGEVFERFLESVPVTPSQSD, via the coding sequence GTGCCCGATGAGAAGCTCGCTGAGCTGACGAAAGAAGAAGTAGTCGACCGGTTCGCCGCGCGGCTTCGCGAATTCCGGCACCGGCTGGCCGAATCCGGGTCGCAGCGCACGCTGGAAGAGATCGGCGAGCACAGCGGTGTGGCCCGCAACACCGCCCGGGCATGGATCGAGGGCGACCGGCTTCCCCCGTCCCGCGACCTGGCTCAGACCGTCGCCCTCGCCTGCGGGGCGAGCCACGAGGAGGCGAGGGCCGCGGGCATCGCCTGGACAGCGGCCAACCGGGAACTGCTGCGCCGCCGCGACGAGTCGAACCGGGCCCGTCAGCGCAGCATCCGCCGGATGCCCGAGCCCGGGCCGGGACCGATCGGGGCGACGGCTCTCCCGTCGTCCACCGACTTGCTCCTCGGACCGAACGAGGAGACGAGCGTCGTCACCCGTTACCGCAACAACTCGGAGTTCTACCGTGCGGCGCTGGCCGACGCCGCGACCGCGGAGAGCGTCAGAGTGACCTACATCCGCCAGCATTCGCCGGACTACGTCACCAGCGAGGCCTCCAGCGCCTACTTCGCCGGGCTGCTGCAATGGGCGCGGGACGATGGCGCGCACGACCTCCGCCGCATCATCGGCATCCCGATGACCGGCGACCGACACGACCCACGCATCCTCGCCTGGATGCGCGCCCACGCGCAGGAGACGGCCGACCTGAGAAACTACGAGGTCAAGGTCATCCCCTGGATGAGCCGCGGCGACGGTCTGAACATGTGTCTCGTCGACGACCGCACGTCGTACGTCGCGGTGTCCGACGGCACCCGGCAGGGACTGTCCGGCGGTCGCGTGCAGGGCCCCCTCTTCAACGGGATGCTTCGCACACACTTTGACCAGTTATGGCAGTGCGGCGAGGTTTTCGAACGGTTCCTGGAGTCCGTACCGGTGACCCCCAGCCAGAGCGACTGA